In one window of Pseudomonas chlororaphis subsp. chlororaphis DNA:
- a CDS encoding NADPH-dependent F420 reductase, whose amino-acid sequence MRIGIIGAGFIGRAVAQLALAAGHEVMLSNSRGPQTMSSVASGIRGSRIGSVEDAVQFGELVLVAIPLAHYRSLPAALLAGKTVLDANNYYPSRDGHIEALDRFETTTSQLLAEHLKGARVVKVFNAILAQDLLTDARPSGAPDRRALPIAGDDPQAKAQVVQLLDELGFDTVDGGGLADSWRFERAKPAYCIPLDKPGLRAALAQAQREVELPEGSWRS is encoded by the coding sequence ATGCGTATCGGCATTATCGGAGCAGGTTTTATCGGGCGCGCCGTGGCGCAACTGGCCCTGGCGGCGGGGCATGAGGTGATGCTCAGCAACTCCCGCGGCCCGCAGACCATGAGCAGCGTGGCCAGCGGCATTCGCGGCAGCCGCATCGGCAGCGTCGAAGACGCCGTACAGTTCGGCGAGCTGGTGCTGGTGGCCATCCCGCTGGCCCATTACCGTAGCCTCCCCGCAGCCCTGCTGGCCGGCAAGACGGTGCTGGACGCCAATAACTATTACCCGTCCCGCGACGGTCATATCGAGGCCCTGGACCGCTTCGAAACCACCACCAGCCAACTGCTCGCCGAACACCTCAAAGGCGCCAGGGTGGTGAAGGTGTTCAATGCCATCCTCGCCCAGGACCTGCTGACCGACGCCCGCCCCAGTGGCGCCCCTGATCGCCGCGCCCTGCCGATTGCCGGCGACGATCCGCAGGCCAAGGCGCAGGTCGTGCAATTGCTCGACGAGCTGGGTTTCGACACGGTCGATGGCGGCGGCCTGGCGGACAGCTGGCGTTTCGAACGGGCCAAACCGGCCTACTGCATCCCGCTGGATAAACCGGGGCTGCGCGCGGCCCTGGCGCAGGCGCAACGAGAAGTCGAACTGCCCGAAGGTTCGTGGCGCTCCTGA
- a CDS encoding Fic/DOC family protein: MQTALTQSSTQSRSTTQSVNIDKYGVGHDPDCYPGTDVLKNLLDLRDERDLNEAERYLTEKCATQFEFQEPPYSLATLKDIHHTLFSRIYSWAGELRTVKISKGGNQFCIPERIEPEATKEFSRLKAAGWFDGYSREQLVVACAESYGTINVLYPFREGNGRTQRILFEWIIVNAGYEIDWWAVDQQEWVAANISSFHGNDHHLNQIFERCIGMPIQEDVHS, from the coding sequence ATGCAGACTGCCCTCACGCAAAGCAGCACTCAAAGCCGTTCAACAACTCAAAGTGTGAATATCGACAAGTACGGCGTTGGCCATGACCCGGATTGCTACCCGGGAACCGATGTCCTGAAAAACCTCCTGGATTTGCGTGATGAGCGAGACCTCAACGAGGCAGAACGCTATCTCACCGAGAAGTGCGCAACGCAGTTCGAATTCCAGGAACCGCCCTACAGTCTGGCAACCTTGAAAGACATCCATCACACGCTGTTTTCGCGGATCTACAGTTGGGCAGGCGAACTGAGAACCGTGAAGATCAGCAAGGGTGGCAATCAGTTCTGTATCCCCGAGCGCATCGAACCGGAAGCGACCAAAGAATTCAGCCGGCTCAAGGCAGCAGGCTGGTTTGACGGTTATTCACGTGAACAGCTGGTAGTTGCCTGCGCCGAGTCTTACGGAACGATCAACGTCCTGTATCCCTTCAGGGAAGGCAACGGGCGAACCCAGCGCATCCTTTTCGAATGGATCATCGTCAACGCCGGCTATGAAATCGATTGGTGGGCGGTTGACCAACAGGAATGGGTTGCAGCCAACATCAGTTCATTCCACGGCAATGATCACCATCTGAATCAGATATTCGAGCGCTGCATCGGTATGCCGATTCAAGAAGACGTTCATTCATAG
- a CDS encoding LysR family transcriptional regulator — translation MDRLTSMEAFVAAAESGSYARAATRLGLSPQMVAKHVAALEQRLGARLLNRTTRRQSLTELGSAYLERCKHILGEARAADSLAQIMNATPRGKLRISAPVTFGSYSLMPFVTAFLREHPQVEIDLHLTDRYIDLVEEGYEAVFRIGPLADSSLTARPLAPYRLIACAAPAYLAARGTPRVPADLEQHECLGYAYWSRPADNQWQFRRDGQVHEVQVRSRLQVNESKALLSAAVDGFGIVLGPADFLEPARAAGELVQLLPGYEAPSRAMHLLYRPDRQMTAKLRHFVDAAIARFGA, via the coding sequence ATGGATCGTCTGACCAGCATGGAGGCCTTTGTCGCGGCCGCCGAAAGCGGTTCCTACGCTCGTGCGGCGACCCGCCTGGGGCTGTCGCCGCAGATGGTCGCCAAGCATGTGGCGGCGCTGGAGCAGCGGCTGGGCGCGCGCTTGCTCAACCGCACCACGCGCCGGCAGAGTCTGACCGAGCTGGGCAGTGCCTACCTCGAGCGCTGCAAGCACATCCTCGGCGAAGCCCGGGCCGCTGATTCCCTGGCGCAGATCATGAATGCCACGCCCCGGGGCAAGCTGCGCATCAGCGCGCCGGTGACCTTCGGCTCCTACAGCCTCATGCCGTTCGTGACGGCGTTTTTGCGCGAGCATCCGCAGGTGGAAATCGACCTGCACCTCACCGATCGCTACATCGACCTGGTGGAGGAGGGCTACGAGGCGGTCTTTCGTATCGGCCCGCTGGCCGATTCCAGCCTGACCGCCAGGCCACTGGCGCCCTATCGGTTGATCGCCTGCGCGGCACCTGCCTACCTCGCCGCCCGGGGCACGCCACGGGTGCCGGCCGATCTCGAACAGCATGAGTGCCTGGGGTACGCCTACTGGTCGCGGCCGGCGGACAACCAATGGCAGTTCCGCCGCGACGGCCAGGTACATGAGGTTCAGGTGCGCAGCCGCTTGCAGGTCAACGAGAGCAAGGCCTTGCTGTCGGCGGCCGTGGATGGCTTCGGCATCGTCCTGGGGCCGGCGGATTTTCTCGAACCGGCGCGGGCCGCGGGGGAGTTGGTGCAGTTGCTACCCGGCTATGAGGCGCCGAGTCGCGCGATGCATCTGCTGTACCGGCCGGACCGGCAGATGACCGCCAAGCTGCGGCACTTCGTCGATGCGGCGATCGCTCGTTTCGGCGCCTGA
- a CDS encoding Ldh family oxidoreductase — protein sequence MSDLVTLSLAEVHELSLKVLTRHGLSNAHARAIAEVITQGQRDECHSHGVYRLLGCVRSVREGKVDPLAEPSLRPISAGVLEVDAHYGYSLLAFQTGLPLLAEKARSQGLAAMAIKRCFHFSALWPEVEAIAAEGLVGIAMNPSHSWVAPAGGSKPVFGTNPLAFAWPRPAGQPFVFDFATSAIARGDIELHARQGKAIPEHWAIDAQGQPTTDARAALQGAMQTFGGHKGSALAAMIELLAGALIGDLTSAESMAFDAGVGAAPCHGELILAFDPQVFLGQDYEKGLERAEGLFAAITGQGARLPSQRRFEARARSAQHGVKISRALFNDIQALLAQ from the coding sequence ATGTCCGATCTCGTCACTCTTTCCCTCGCCGAAGTCCATGAGCTGTCCCTCAAGGTGCTGACCCGCCACGGCCTGTCCAATGCCCACGCCCGGGCCATTGCCGAGGTCATCACCCAGGGGCAGCGCGACGAGTGCCACTCCCACGGGGTGTACCGCCTGCTGGGTTGTGTGCGCTCCGTGCGCGAGGGCAAGGTCGACCCGCTGGCCGAGCCGAGCCTGCGGCCTATCTCCGCGGGCGTGCTGGAGGTGGATGCGCACTATGGTTATTCCTTGCTGGCGTTCCAGACCGGCTTGCCATTGCTGGCGGAAAAGGCCCGCAGCCAGGGGCTGGCGGCCATGGCGATCAAACGGTGCTTCCACTTCTCCGCTCTGTGGCCGGAGGTCGAGGCCATCGCCGCCGAGGGGCTGGTGGGCATCGCCATGAACCCCAGCCACAGCTGGGTGGCGCCGGCCGGCGGCAGCAAACCGGTGTTTGGCACCAACCCCCTGGCGTTCGCCTGGCCACGACCGGCGGGCCAGCCGTTCGTGTTCGACTTCGCAACCAGCGCCATCGCCCGCGGCGATATCGAACTGCACGCGCGCCAAGGCAAGGCTATCCCCGAACACTGGGCCATCGACGCCCAGGGCCAACCGACCACAGATGCCAGGGCGGCCCTGCAAGGCGCCATGCAAACCTTCGGCGGGCACAAGGGTTCAGCCCTGGCGGCGATGATCGAACTGCTGGCCGGCGCCTTGATCGGCGACCTCACCAGCGCCGAGTCCATGGCCTTCGACGCCGGTGTCGGCGCCGCGCCTTGCCATGGCGAGCTGATCCTGGCGTTCGATCCGCAGGTGTTTCTGGGGCAGGACTACGAGAAGGGTCTGGAACGCGCCGAAGGACTGTTCGCGGCCATCACGGGGCAGGGCGCGCGGCTGCCGTCGCAGCGGCGTTTCGAAGCCAGGGCCCGCAGCGCGCAACACGGCGTAAAGATCTCCCGCGCGCTGTTCAACGATATCCAGGCGCTGTTGGCGCAGTAA
- a CDS encoding YXWGXW repeat-containing protein, whose amino-acid sequence MLLRYTALVAVVVVASGCVQERVVHERRVVERAAPVEYTEVVAPQPPPVRVIEVEPMHRPGYVWSRAYWHWDGRQYVAVHGHWEPLRPGYHYVHPFWERRGDGWHLHAGGWAS is encoded by the coding sequence ATGTTGTTACGTTACACGGCTCTGGTGGCGGTGGTCGTAGTGGCCTCCGGGTGTGTGCAGGAACGGGTGGTGCATGAGCGGCGGGTGGTCGAACGCGCGGCGCCGGTGGAGTACACCGAGGTGGTTGCGCCGCAGCCACCGCCGGTGCGGGTCATCGAAGTCGAGCCCATGCATCGCCCGGGTTATGTCTGGTCCCGGGCTTACTGGCACTGGGATGGCCGGCAGTATGTGGCGGTCCATGGTCACTGGGAGCCGTTGCGTCCCGGGTACCATTATGTGCACCCGTTCTGGGAGCGTCGCGGCGATGGCTGGCACCTGCATGCGGGTGGCTGGGCCAGTTGA
- a CDS encoding dihydrodipicolinate synthase family protein has product MSRKAIHWSGVFPAVSTQFNPDFSLDLDATHSVMRNLVADGVSGLVVCGTVGENTSLSTTEKLSVIEVAKDAAGGRVPVIAGIAEFTTEFARNTVREAAKVGVDGVMVMPALVYSAKSHETAAHFRAIATGTDLPVMVYNNPPIYKNDVTPDVLIALQDCENIVCFKDSSGDTRRFIDLRNAVGDRFVLFAGLDDVVVESIAVGAEGWVSGMSNAFPKEGETLFRLAREKRFEEALALYRWFMPLLHLDARPDLVQCIKLCEELVGRGSSITRPPRLALQGETLAEVKAIVAKALAERPQLPDVGL; this is encoded by the coding sequence ATGAGCCGTAAAGCCATCCACTGGAGCGGTGTGTTCCCTGCCGTCAGCACCCAGTTCAACCCCGACTTTTCCCTGGACCTGGACGCCACCCACAGCGTCATGCGCAACCTGGTGGCCGACGGTGTGTCGGGCCTGGTGGTGTGCGGCACCGTGGGCGAAAACACCTCGCTGAGCACCACGGAAAAACTCTCGGTGATCGAGGTCGCCAAGGACGCCGCCGGCGGCCGCGTACCGGTGATCGCCGGGATCGCCGAGTTCACCACCGAGTTCGCCCGCAACACGGTGCGCGAAGCGGCCAAGGTCGGGGTCGACGGGGTGATGGTCATGCCGGCCCTGGTGTATTCGGCCAAGTCCCATGAAACCGCCGCGCACTTTCGCGCCATCGCCACCGGCACCGACTTGCCGGTGATGGTCTACAACAACCCGCCGATCTACAAAAACGACGTCACCCCGGACGTGCTGATCGCCCTGCAGGACTGCGAAAACATCGTCTGCTTCAAGGACTCCTCCGGCGACACCCGGCGCTTCATCGACCTGCGCAATGCCGTGGGCGATCGCTTCGTGCTGTTCGCCGGCCTGGATGACGTGGTGGTGGAAAGCATCGCCGTCGGCGCCGAAGGCTGGGTCTCCGGGATGTCCAACGCCTTCCCGAAAGAGGGCGAAACCCTGTTCCGCCTGGCCAGGGAAAAGCGCTTCGAGGAAGCCCTGGCGCTGTACCGCTGGTTCATGCCGTTGCTGCACCTGGATGCGCGTCCGGACCTGGTGCAGTGCATCAAACTCTGCGAGGAACTGGTCGGTCGCGGCTCCTCGATCACCCGCCCACCGCGCCTGGCCCTGCAGGGCGAGACCCTGGCCGAGGTCAAGGCGATAGTCGCCAAGGCCCTGGCCGAGCGTCCGCAGTTGCCGGACGTCGGTCTGTAA
- a CDS encoding YhfG family protein yields MEKLSFQAKKAYFAKHRKSNFSASLRLEGFATSLNDEECRLPSRKAALKAVQQLKV; encoded by the coding sequence ATGGAAAAGCTGAGTTTTCAAGCTAAAAAAGCCTACTTCGCCAAGCATCGTAAATCCAACTTCAGCGCCAGTCTGCGCCTTGAAGGTTTCGCCACATCGCTCAACGATGAGGAATGCAGACTGCCCTCACGCAAAGCAGCACTCAAAGCCGTTCAACAACTCAAAGTGTGA
- a CDS encoding GNAT family N-acetyltransferase, translating into MNLHFETPNLLLRPRTLEHFEACIAMDLDPQVTRYLPGPWDGGEEHRDFVRSRMERDFGEHCGYWAIFAKSAPEEFLGWVSFIPYEAVGPELEMGWRLVRRAWGRGVASEAAGRVVEHAFLGAGVERIVADAHALNEASLGVARKLGFRFVRDGEFEGLPSKFFEMTRADFDARGR; encoded by the coding sequence ATGAACCTCCACTTCGAAACCCCCAACCTGTTGCTGCGCCCGCGTACCCTCGAACACTTCGAGGCGTGCATCGCCATGGACCTCGATCCGCAAGTCACCCGTTACCTTCCCGGCCCCTGGGACGGTGGCGAGGAGCACCGCGATTTCGTGCGTTCGCGTATGGAGCGCGATTTTGGTGAGCACTGTGGTTATTGGGCGATCTTTGCCAAGTCCGCGCCGGAGGAGTTTCTCGGCTGGGTGTCGTTCATTCCCTACGAGGCTGTCGGCCCGGAACTGGAAATGGGCTGGCGCCTGGTGCGCCGGGCGTGGGGCAGGGGTGTTGCGTCCGAGGCGGCGGGGCGCGTTGTCGAGCACGCTTTTCTCGGGGCGGGGGTCGAGCGCATCGTCGCCGATGCCCATGCCTTGAACGAGGCCTCGCTGGGGGTGGCGCGCAAGCTGGGTTTTCGTTTTGTGCGCGATGGCGAGTTCGAGGGACTGCCGAGCAAGTTTTTCGAGATGACCCGGGCGGATTTCGACGCCCGAGGACGTTGA
- a CDS encoding sensor domain-containing phosphodiesterase yields MPDKAIAEERRLAALHALELLDTASCENFDRICRMAAEYFKVPTALISLVDRDRQWFKSRVGFDEPQTPINQSFCAFTVQGREVLEVRNAALDPRFQDNPLVTRDQGIRFYAGAPLLTASGYAIGSLCIIDKVEQQLSIVERQQLRDMAAMVMEQVEQRQRQRRRDPVSGLANREQFQSDLRDLVEHHIGEQRVLVLIDALDMKVAHELTLALGLAPFETIIRFLALRLQEYLGRHVRVYHVSVKRFGFLLPAPAEGLDRLLDALVSRLRRQPPGLGFPMIPTVCAGTVEFEIDTQSVDDALRKAMFALELAMAGRSFWAHYDAGRDHAQRRAFNLASDLNDALRSGQIYLMFQPRFALPDGAQVSAEALLRWEHPWLGPISPAEFIPVMERNGLIHQVTHWVIDTVLSKLRTWGLPESSKLSFNLSPKDFEDQDIAELIRRACELHGIDPRRLEVEITEGEWLRSNPNVLAQLTRIRELGMDVAIDDFGTGYSNFAYLHQIPANVVKLDKSMITDLERNTQHQKITRSIISLARELGYRTVAEGIESFKCLQMLYTFGCDEAQGYFLARPMLQERFLAWSGANRFPLQLCV; encoded by the coding sequence ATGCCCGATAAGGCGATTGCCGAGGAGCGGCGCCTGGCCGCCCTGCATGCCCTGGAGTTGCTGGACACCGCCAGTTGCGAGAATTTCGACCGGATCTGCCGCATGGCGGCCGAGTACTTCAAGGTGCCTACCGCCTTGATCAGCCTGGTGGACCGTGATCGTCAGTGGTTCAAGTCGCGGGTGGGTTTCGATGAGCCGCAGACCCCCATCAACCAGTCGTTCTGCGCCTTCACGGTGCAAGGCCGCGAAGTGCTGGAGGTGCGCAACGCGGCGCTCGATCCGCGTTTCCAGGACAACCCGCTGGTGACCCGCGACCAGGGCATCCGCTTTTACGCCGGGGCGCCGCTGTTGACCGCGTCCGGTTATGCCATCGGCAGCCTGTGCATCATCGACAAGGTCGAGCAGCAGTTGAGCATCGTCGAACGCCAGCAGTTGCGGGACATGGCAGCGATGGTCATGGAGCAGGTCGAGCAGCGCCAGCGCCAGCGTCGTCGCGACCCGGTCAGCGGCCTGGCCAATCGCGAGCAGTTCCAGAGCGACCTGCGTGACCTGGTCGAGCACCACATCGGCGAACAGCGCGTGCTGGTGCTGATCGATGCCCTGGACATGAAGGTGGCCCACGAACTGACCCTGGCCCTGGGGCTGGCGCCTTTCGAGACCATCATCCGTTTTCTCGCGCTGCGCCTGCAGGAGTACCTGGGGCGGCATGTGCGGGTCTATCACGTGTCGGTCAAGCGCTTCGGCTTCCTGCTGCCGGCGCCGGCCGAGGGGCTCGATAGACTGCTCGATGCGCTGGTCAGTCGCCTGCGTCGCCAGCCGCCCGGGCTGGGGTTTCCCATGATTCCCACGGTCTGCGCCGGAACCGTGGAGTTCGAGATCGATACCCAGTCAGTGGACGATGCCTTGCGCAAGGCCATGTTCGCCCTGGAGCTGGCCATGGCCGGGCGCAGTTTCTGGGCGCATTACGATGCCGGGCGCGATCATGCCCAGCGCCGTGCGTTCAACCTGGCCTCGGACCTCAACGATGCCTTGCGCAGTGGCCAGATCTACCTGATGTTCCAGCCACGCTTCGCCCTGCCCGACGGAGCCCAGGTCAGTGCCGAAGCCTTGTTGCGCTGGGAACATCCGTGGCTGGGGCCGATCTCGCCCGCCGAGTTCATTCCGGTGATGGAGCGCAACGGCCTGATTCATCAGGTGACCCACTGGGTCATCGATACGGTGTTGAGCAAGTTGCGCACCTGGGGCCTGCCCGAGAGCAGCAAGCTGTCGTTCAATCTGTCGCCCAAGGATTTCGAGGACCAGGATATCGCCGAGCTGATCCGCCGCGCCTGTGAGCTGCATGGCATCGACCCACGGCGGCTCGAAGTGGAGATCACCGAGGGCGAGTGGCTGCGTTCCAACCCGAATGTCCTGGCGCAATTGACGCGCATTCGCGAGCTGGGCATGGATGTGGCCATCGATGATTTCGGCACTGGCTACAGCAACTTTGCCTACCTGCACCAGATCCCGGCCAACGTGGTGAAACTCGACAAGTCGATGATCACTGACCTTGAGCGCAACACTCAGCACCAGAAGATCACCCGCTCGATCATCAGCCTGGCCCGCGAGCTGGGTTATCGCACCGTGGCCGAGGGCATCGAGAGTTTCAAATGTTTGCAGATGCTCTACACGTTCGGTTGCGATGAAGCCCAGGGTTATTTCCTCGCCAGGCCGATGCTGCAGGAACGCTTCCTGGCCTGGAGCGGGGCGAACCGGTTCCCGTTGCAGCTTTGCGTCTAG
- a CDS encoding APC family permease: MSGQGKFKKQLSLVDLTFIGLGAIFGSGWLFAASHVSAIAGPAGIFSWLLGGFAVLLLGIVYCELGAALPRAGGVVRYPVFSHGPLLGYLMGFITLIAFSSLVAIEVVAARQYAAAWFPGLTHAGTSNPTIIGWLVQFALLCLFFWLNYSSVKTFAKSNNFISLFKFVVPLLVIGVLFTFFKAENFHVQGFAPFGLSGIEMAVSAGGIIFAYLGLTPIISVASEVRNPQRTIPIALILSVLLSTLIYGLLQLAFLGSIPTDMLANGWSSISKQFSLPYRDIALTLGVGWLAYLVVADAVISPSGCGNIYMNATPRVVYGWAKTGTFFKIFTRIDEQSGIPRPALWLTFGLSVFWTLPFPSWEALINVVSAALVLSYAIAPISVAALRKSAPDLPRPFRVSGFGLLGPVSFVIAALIVYWSGWSTVSWLLGLQILMFVIYLGCRRLVPTDHLSLTEQVRSSLWLIAFYALTMVISYLGSFGGIGVLTHPYDTLVVTLMALCIYYWGANTGVPGSKLLLEGADE, from the coding sequence ATGTCAGGCCAAGGCAAATTCAAGAAACAGCTCTCTCTGGTTGACCTCACCTTCATCGGCCTGGGGGCGATCTTCGGTTCCGGCTGGTTGTTCGCCGCCAGCCATGTCTCGGCCATCGCCGGGCCGGCGGGAATCTTCTCCTGGCTGCTCGGCGGTTTCGCCGTCCTGCTGCTGGGCATCGTCTATTGCGAACTGGGCGCGGCCCTGCCGCGAGCGGGCGGGGTGGTGCGTTATCCGGTGTTCTCCCATGGGCCGCTGCTGGGCTACCTGATGGGCTTTATCACCCTGATCGCGTTTTCCAGCCTGGTGGCCATTGAAGTGGTGGCGGCGCGGCAATACGCGGCGGCCTGGTTTCCGGGGCTGACCCATGCCGGCACCAGCAACCCGACCATCATCGGCTGGCTGGTGCAGTTCGCCCTGTTGTGCCTGTTCTTCTGGCTCAACTACTCCAGCGTCAAGACCTTCGCCAAATCCAACAATTTCATCAGCCTGTTCAAGTTCGTCGTGCCGCTGCTGGTCATCGGCGTGCTGTTCACCTTCTTCAAAGCGGAGAATTTCCACGTCCAGGGCTTTGCTCCCTTTGGGCTGTCCGGCATCGAAATGGCGGTCTCAGCCGGCGGCATCATCTTCGCCTACCTGGGGCTGACGCCGATCATTTCGGTGGCCAGCGAAGTGCGCAATCCACAGCGCACCATTCCCATCGCGCTGATCCTTTCGGTCCTGCTCTCGACCCTGATCTACGGCCTGCTGCAACTGGCGTTCCTCGGCAGCATTCCCACCGACATGCTGGCCAACGGCTGGAGCAGTATCAGCAAGCAATTCTCCCTGCCGTACCGCGACATCGCCCTGACCCTGGGTGTTGGCTGGCTGGCCTACCTGGTGGTGGCCGACGCGGTGATTTCTCCCAGCGGCTGCGGCAACATCTACATGAACGCCACGCCACGGGTGGTGTACGGCTGGGCGAAGACCGGGACCTTCTTCAAGATCTTCACCCGCATCGACGAGCAGTCCGGCATCCCGCGCCCGGCGCTGTGGCTGACCTTCGGCCTGTCGGTGTTCTGGACCTTGCCGTTCCCGTCCTGGGAAGCGCTGATCAATGTGGTGTCGGCGGCCCTGGTGCTGAGTTACGCGATTGCCCCGATCAGTGTGGCGGCGCTGCGCAAGAGTGCGCCGGACCTGCCGCGGCCGTTCCGGGTCAGCGGCTTCGGCCTGTTGGGACCGGTGTCCTTCGTCATCGCCGCGCTGATCGTCTACTGGTCCGGCTGGAGCACGGTGTCCTGGCTGCTGGGCCTGCAGATCCTGATGTTCGTCATCTACCTGGGCTGCAGGCGCCTGGTACCCACCGACCACCTGAGCCTGACCGAACAGGTGCGTTCGTCCCTATGGCTGATCGCCTTTTACGCCCTGACCATGGTCATTTCCTACCTGGGCAGCTTCGGCGGGATCGGCGTGCTCACTCACCCCTACGACACCCTGGTCGTCACCCTCATGGCCCTGTGCATTTACTACTGGGGGGCCAATACCGGGGTGCCAGGCAGCAAGCTGCTGCTGGAAGGGGCAGACGAATGA
- a CDS encoding aldehyde dehydrogenase (NADP(+)), which translates to MPVTGQLLIGQTRVRGGHGEVHALAAATGEILAPGFGGAGPNDLERACALAEAAFDRYRETSLEQRAAFLESIAGNILALGDELIERCMSETGLPRARLEGERGRTLGQLRLFAAVVRDGSFLAARIDPAQPERQPLPKVDLRLRQIAIGPVAVFGASNFPLAFSVAGGDTASALAAGCPVVVKAHSAHPGTSELVGQAIQQAVHSHGLPEGVFSLLFDAGRSIGQGLVADSRIKAVGFTGSRSGGVALMKIAAAREEPIPVYAEMSSINPVLLLANALAERGEAIAQAFVGSLTLGAGQFCTNPGLLLAVDSPALRAFEAAAVAALKVASAQTMLTPGIHASYCQGVERLLRHTEVESLGQGADGQRYQARAALFATSAEAFMARAALREEVFGPASLIVRCSDVAQMKALLASLEGQLTIALHLSDDDHPQARELLPLLERKAGRLLVNGFGTGVEVGHAMVHGGPFPATSDTRTTSVGSLAIQRFLRPVSYQDLPPALLPQALRNDNPWQVPQRLNGERPL; encoded by the coding sequence ATGCCTGTAACAGGACAACTGCTGATCGGCCAAACCCGCGTGCGGGGTGGCCACGGCGAAGTGCATGCGCTGGCTGCCGCCACCGGCGAGATCCTGGCGCCGGGTTTTGGCGGCGCCGGCCCGAACGACCTGGAGCGCGCCTGTGCCCTGGCCGAAGCGGCATTCGACCGCTACCGGGAAACCAGCCTGGAGCAACGGGCGGCGTTCCTGGAGAGCATCGCCGGCAACATCCTCGCCCTCGGTGATGAGCTGATCGAGCGCTGCATGAGCGAAACCGGCCTGCCCCGTGCCCGCCTGGAAGGCGAGCGCGGGCGCACCCTAGGCCAGCTGCGTTTGTTCGCGGCGGTGGTGCGCGACGGCAGCTTCCTGGCGGCGCGCATCGACCCGGCCCAGCCGGAGCGCCAACCCTTGCCCAAGGTGGATCTGCGCCTGCGCCAGATCGCCATCGGGCCGGTGGCGGTGTTCGGCGCCTCGAACTTTCCCCTGGCGTTTTCCGTGGCCGGCGGCGACACCGCCTCGGCACTGGCCGCCGGTTGCCCGGTGGTGGTCAAGGCGCATTCGGCGCACCCTGGCACCTCGGAACTGGTAGGCCAGGCGATCCAGCAGGCAGTGCACAGCCACGGGTTGCCGGAAGGGGTGTTCTCGCTGCTGTTCGATGCCGGCCGCAGCATCGGCCAGGGGCTGGTGGCGGACAGTCGGATCAAGGCCGTGGGCTTTACCGGTTCGCGCAGCGGCGGCGTGGCGCTGATGAAGATCGCCGCGGCCCGCGAGGAACCGATCCCGGTCTATGCCGAGATGAGTTCGATCAACCCGGTGCTGCTGTTGGCCAATGCGCTGGCCGAGCGCGGCGAAGCCATCGCCCAGGCCTTTGTCGGCTCCCTGACCCTGGGCGCCGGGCAGTTCTGCACCAACCCGGGTTTGCTCCTCGCGGTCGACAGCCCGGCGTTGCGCGCATTCGAAGCCGCGGCGGTAGCCGCGCTCAAGGTGGCGTCGGCGCAGACCATGTTGACGCCAGGCATCCACGCCAGCTACTGCCAGGGCGTCGAGCGGCTGCTGCGGCATACCGAGGTGGAGTCCTTGGGGCAGGGCGCCGATGGCCAGCGCTATCAGGCCCGTGCCGCGCTGTTCGCCACATCGGCCGAGGCCTTTATGGCCCGCGCTGCACTGCGCGAGGAGGTCTTCGGCCCGGCCTCGTTGATCGTGCGTTGCAGCGATGTCGCGCAGATGAAAGCGCTGCTGGCGAGCCTGGAAGGTCAGTTGACCATCGCCCTGCACCTGAGTGACGACGACCATCCGCAAGCCCGGGAACTGCTGCCGTTGCTGGAGCGCAAGGCTGGCCGCCTGCTGGTCAACGGTTTTGGCACCGGGGTCGAAGTCGGCCATGCCATGGTCCATGGCGGGCCGTTCCCCGCCACCTCGGATACGCGCACCACTTCGGTGGGCAGCCTGGCGATCCAGCGTTTCCTGCGCCCGGTGTCGTACCAGGACTTGCCGCCAGCACTGCTGCCGCAGGCTTTGCGCAACGACAACCCCTGGCAGGTTCCACAGCGTCTCAACGGCGAGCGCCCGTTGTAG